From Arcobacter sp. CECT 8986, a single genomic window includes:
- the pgsA gene encoding CDP-diacylglycerol--glycerol-3-phosphate 3-phosphatidyltransferase → MLNLPNILALFRIALAPLMLWFLLDRDNFIFSSWHTSWLDYFAGLIFVIASVTDFFDGYIARKWNQMTKLGAIIDPLADKMLMLAGFLGLMMIDRASAWAVFLILSREFFITGLRVVAADEGRNVAATMAGKIKTVVQMIAIGFLIMNWPFATQLLWLAVILTLYSGYEYLRDYYKD, encoded by the coding sequence ATGTTAAATTTACCAAATATATTAGCGCTTTTTAGAATAGCATTAGCCCCACTAATGCTATGGTTTTTATTAGATAGAGATAACTTTATTTTCTCGTCTTGGCATACTTCTTGGCTTGATTATTTCGCTGGACTTATTTTTGTTATTGCTTCAGTTACTGACTTTTTTGATGGATATATTGCTAGAAAATGGAATCAAATGACAAAACTAGGTGCAATTATAGATCCTCTTGCTGATAAGATGTTAATGCTTGCAGGTTTTTTAGGACTTATGATGATAGATAGAGCTTCTGCTTGGGCAGTATTTTTAATACTTTCAAGGGAGTTTTTCATTACTGGTCTTAGAGTTGTTGCTGCTGATGAAGGAAGAAATGTTGCTGCTACTATGGCAGGAAAAATCAAAACAGTTGTTCAAATGATTGCAATAGGTTTTCTAATTATGAATTGGCCTTTTGCTACGCAACTATTGTGGCTTGCAGTAATACTTACACTTTACTCTGGTTATGAGTATTTAAGAGATTATTATAAAGATTAA
- the rseP gene encoding RIP metalloprotease RseP, with the protein MGTITFLIVLSILVFIHELGHFLAARYFGVKVHVFSIGFGKKLFSKYYRGTEWQFALVPLGGYVKMKGQDDTKPGLVEEGNDSYNNKKPWQRIIILFAGPFANFILAAVLYFTIAILGATSLSPTIGNIIENSPAQEAGLKVNDKILRINNTEIQTWKQIGETITQTKGALQIYVQRDNKVQTFVIRPHISDSENVFREKIKKRMIGIAPAPKVVTINYSPIDAISFAYDRTVESSKMIFLGVQKLIQGIIPSSEIGGVITIGKVISDASQSSFIALLSITALISVNLGVLNLLPIPALDGGHIMFNIYEIITRRKPSDRVFMYLTIAGWIILGSLMLLGIYNDINRIFLKG; encoded by the coding sequence TTGGGTACTATTACTTTTTTAATTGTTTTATCAATTTTAGTTTTTATTCATGAATTAGGACACTTTTTAGCTGCACGTTATTTTGGTGTAAAAGTTCATGTTTTTTCTATTGGTTTTGGAAAAAAACTTTTCTCTAAATATTATAGAGGTACAGAGTGGCAATTTGCTTTAGTTCCACTTGGTGGCTACGTAAAGATGAAAGGTCAAGATGATACAAAACCAGGTCTTGTTGAAGAAGGTAATGACTCTTATAATAATAAAAAGCCTTGGCAAAGAATAATTATACTATTTGCTGGGCCTTTTGCTAATTTTATTTTAGCTGCTGTTTTATACTTTACAATAGCAATACTTGGAGCAACTTCACTTTCACCTACAATAGGAAATATTATAGAAAATTCTCCAGCACAAGAAGCTGGATTAAAAGTAAATGATAAAATTTTAAGAATTAATAATACTGAAATACAAACATGGAAACAAATAGGTGAGACAATTACACAAACAAAAGGTGCACTTCAAATCTATGTTCAAAGAGATAACAAAGTACAAACTTTTGTAATTAGACCACATATTAGTGATTCTGAAAATGTATTTAGAGAAAAAATCAAAAAAAGAATGATAGGAATAGCTCCTGCACCTAAAGTAGTAACTATTAATTACTCTCCTATTGATGCAATCTCTTTTGCATATGATAGAACAGTAGAGTCTTCAAAAATGATTTTTCTTGGAGTTCAAAAACTTATACAAGGTATTATTCCAAGTAGTGAAATAGGTGGAGTAATAACTATTGGTAAAGTAATCTCAGATGCAAGTCAATCAAGTTTTATTGCTTTACTTTCAATCACAGCTTTAATCTCTGTTAACTTAGGAGTTTTAAATCTTCTTCCAATTCCAGCATTAGATGGTGGACATATTATGTTTAATATTTATGAAATAATTACAAGAAGAAAACCAAGTGATAGAGTATTTATGTATTTAACTATTGCTGGTTGGATTATACTGGGTTCTTTAATGTTACTTGGTATTTATAATGATATAAATAGAATATTTTTAAAAGGATAA
- a CDS encoding WYL domain-containing protein, giving the protein MSRKILEVLDLLKELAMGHEIIINDYAIQNDISPRTVRRYFEEIKEFFGEHSIEKTVKGGYTSINKDSLNSVLLPNLEEKIEMEKLVDLLHIINPGFSEILPPEYKKIDAKIKKELAQVFLIKGTPTENQIDYKIFELLITAIKNHRYCQIIYENEVLKDIKPLKMIYSKGNWSLATLSKNHLENNGFRILRLGFISKIKLDIKTFNKEVEADIFITKSQTPVLDAYKVEPFEVVVAIDPSIKKYFLQKKFLRSQKILEELNNGWLKVSYKITHKDVIIMLCRRWFPKMVIMTPSEIREDMEEYFDIYTKNKNEILKVEEEIKIL; this is encoded by the coding sequence ATGAGTAGAAAAATTTTAGAAGTTTTAGATTTATTAAAAGAATTAGCAATGGGACATGAAATAATAATCAATGACTATGCAATTCAAAATGATATATCACCAAGAACAGTTAGAAGGTATTTTGAAGAAATAAAAGAATTTTTTGGAGAACATTCTATTGAAAAAACTGTCAAAGGAGGTTACACTTCTATTAATAAAGATTCCTTAAATAGCGTTCTACTACCAAATCTAGAAGAAAAAATTGAAATGGAAAAATTAGTAGATTTATTACATATAATTAATCCTGGCTTTTCTGAAATATTACCACCAGAATATAAAAAAATTGATGCAAAAATTAAAAAAGAATTAGCCCAAGTTTTTTTGATAAAAGGAACTCCTACTGAAAATCAAATTGATTATAAAATATTTGAACTATTGATAACTGCAATAAAAAATCATAGATATTGTCAAATTATTTATGAGAATGAGGTTTTAAAAGATATAAAACCGTTAAAAATGATATATAGCAAAGGTAATTGGAGCCTAGCAACTTTATCAAAAAACCATTTAGAGAATAATGGCTTTAGAATATTAAGATTAGGGTTTATATCAAAAATCAAACTTGATATAAAAACTTTTAATAAAGAAGTAGAAGCAGATATATTTATAACTAAATCTCAAACACCTGTTTTAGATGCGTATAAAGTAGAGCCTTTTGAGGTTGTAGTTGCTATAGACCCAAGTATAAAAAAATATTTTTTACAAAAAAAATTTTTAAGGTCGCAAAAGATTTTAGAAGAATTGAATAATGGGTGGCTTAAAGTATCGTATAAAATTACACACAAAGATGTAATTATAATGTTATGTAGAAGATGGTTCCCAAAAATGGTAATTATGACTCCATCTGAAATACGAGAAGATATGGAAGAATATTTTGATATTTATACTAAAAATAAAAATGAAATATTAAAAGTAGAAGAAGAAATTAAAATTCTATAA
- a CDS encoding anion permease, giving the protein MDKKVFLKSLIIVLVGAGIWNLPHSPDVTAQAWHLFAIFAATILGFILQPFPMGVIAFIAITLTASLQVLTAKEALSGFGTTTMWLIVSAFVFAKGFIKTGFGKRIAYNIIKLIGDSTLKLGYAINISDLFISPAMPSSTARAGGVLFPIVNSLAKALKSDPEDRTDSKTSREIGSFLMQVLYQGTTITNAMFLTSMAANPLIAVFAKEILGVEISWGLWALASCVPGIISLVIIPYFIYKVNPPAIKKFPEGKQLAKEALKEMGPITYGEKVVFGVFLFALTMWIFGKSLLGLGTVQVAMLAVSIMVITKVLTWKDVIEEKGAWDTLVWMGTLVTMAGFLSKLGFIKWFATSMGDSVAGIPWLYALGILLIVYVYAHYAFASLTAHITAMYAAFCAVAFAAGAPAFLVAMSFAFMSNICMCITHYGGAPAPIIFGAGYVDQNRWWKIGFFASLINIVVWVGIGSIWWKFIGLW; this is encoded by the coding sequence ATGGATAAAAAAGTTTTTTTAAAATCATTGATAATAGTTTTAGTTGGAGCGGGGATTTGGAATCTTCCCCACTCTCCTGATGTTACTGCACAAGCATGGCATTTATTTGCTATTTTTGCAGCAACTATCTTAGGATTTATTTTGCAGCCATTCCCAATGGGGGTTATTGCTTTTATTGCAATAACTTTGACTGCATCATTACAAGTTTTGACTGCAAAAGAAGCTTTATCAGGCTTTGGAACTACAACCATGTGGTTAATTGTTTCAGCTTTTGTTTTTGCAAAAGGATTTATTAAAACAGGTTTTGGTAAAAGAATTGCATACAACATAATTAAACTAATTGGTGATAGTACATTAAAATTAGGATATGCAATCAATATAAGTGACTTATTTATATCTCCTGCAATGCCTTCAAGTACAGCTAGAGCAGGAGGTGTATTATTTCCTATTGTTAATAGCCTTGCAAAAGCATTAAAATCTGATCCAGAAGATAGAACAGATTCAAAAACTAGTAGAGAGATTGGTTCTTTTTTAATGCAAGTATTATATCAAGGGACAACAATCACAAATGCAATGTTCTTAACATCTATGGCAGCAAATCCATTAATTGCAGTTTTTGCAAAAGAAATCTTAGGCGTTGAAATTAGTTGGGGACTTTGGGCTTTAGCCTCTTGTGTTCCTGGTATTATATCATTAGTTATAATTCCTTATTTTATTTATAAAGTAAATCCTCCTGCAATAAAAAAATTTCCAGAAGGAAAACAACTTGCAAAAGAAGCTTTAAAAGAAATGGGACCTATTACTTACGGGGAAAAAGTTGTATTTGGAGTTTTCCTTTTTGCATTAACTATGTGGATATTTGGAAAATCTCTTTTGGGATTAGGAACAGTACAAGTTGCAATGCTAGCAGTAAGTATAATGGTTATTACTAAAGTTTTAACATGGAAAGATGTTATAGAAGAAAAAGGTGCCTGGGATACTTTAGTTTGGATGGGAACCTTAGTTACAATGGCTGGTTTTTTATCTAAATTAGGATTTATTAAATGGTTTGCTACATCTATGGGTGATAGTGTAGCTGGTATACCTTGGCTTTATGCATTAGGAATTTTACTTATTGTTTATGTTTATGCTCACTATGCATTTGCAAGTCTTACAGCCCATATTACGGCAATGTATGCAGCATTTTGTGCAGTTGCATTTGCAGCAGGTGCTCCAGCGTTTTTAGTTGCTATGTCATTTGCTTTTATGTCAAATATTTGTATGTGTATTACACATTATGGAGGCGCACCAGCACCTATTATATTTGGAGCAGGTTATGTAGACCAAAATAGATGGTGGAAAATAGGTTTTTTTGCATCTCTTATAAATATAGTTGTTTGGGTTGGAATAGGTAGTATTTGGTGGAAATTTATTGGTCTTTGGTAA
- the purB gene encoding adenylosuccinate lyase has translation MASTVIDSKVFGALFGSDRMKEIFSDENLVQCWLDTEAALARAQAKLGMLPNEIAEEITKKAKSEFLNIEEIGEIYKSSITIVPLLKVFKKALDNNAGEFVHWGATSQDIVDNGLILQIRQAHIEIEKLVKDAYLHALNISEKYKDTVMPGRTHVIHALPITFGFKTAIWAAELKRHLDRLEEIKPRLFVGQFAGAVGTLASQAEKGLEIQKLMMEDLGLNIPVISWHPSRDHIAEFINLLALISGTIGKINHEILSLQRTEIGEVEEPFFMGKIGSSTMPHKRNPQVCENIIALTRNIRSQAPLAVEVMNCENERDWSCEISEWDFVPRSCILMATALEKTNDVLENMIVYPKKMEENLDKLHGLMLSEKVMLHLGQKLGRLTSHEIVYETCMKAFQEGKHMKEALLENETVAKNFTEDEIAEMLDPKKYTGLSDVLVERVLNNK, from the coding sequence ATGGCATCAACAGTAATTGATAGTAAAGTGTTTGGAGCACTATTTGGAAGTGACAGAATGAAAGAAATTTTTAGTGATGAAAATTTAGTTCAATGTTGGTTGGATACTGAGGCAGCATTAGCAAGAGCTCAAGCAAAATTAGGAATGTTACCTAATGAAATTGCTGAAGAAATTACTAAAAAAGCAAAATCAGAATTTTTAAATATTGAAGAGATTGGAGAAATATATAAAAGTTCAATTACAATTGTTCCTCTATTAAAAGTTTTTAAAAAAGCTTTGGATAACAATGCTGGAGAGTTTGTTCACTGGGGAGCTACAAGTCAAGACATTGTTGACAATGGATTGATTCTACAAATTAGACAAGCTCATATAGAAATAGAAAAACTTGTAAAAGATGCATATTTACATGCATTAAATATCTCTGAAAAATATAAAGATACAGTTATGCCTGGAAGAACACATGTTATTCATGCATTACCGATTACTTTTGGATTTAAAACAGCTATATGGGCAGCTGAATTAAAAAGACACTTAGATAGACTTGAAGAGATTAAACCAAGACTATTTGTAGGACAATTTGCAGGTGCAGTAGGAACTCTTGCTTCTCAGGCAGAAAAAGGTTTAGAAATACAAAAACTAATGATGGAAGATTTAGGATTAAATATTCCAGTAATTTCATGGCACCCATCAAGAGATCATATTGCTGAATTTATTAATCTATTAGCTTTGATTTCAGGAACTATTGGAAAAATTAATCATGAGATTTTATCATTACAAAGAACTGAAATTGGGGAAGTAGAAGAACCATTTTTTATGGGGAAAATTGGTAGTAGTACAATGCCTCATAAGAGAAATCCACAAGTATGTGAAAACATTATTGCATTAACTAGAAATATCAGATCTCAAGCACCTCTTGCTGTAGAAGTAATGAATTGTGAAAATGAAAGAGATTGGAGTTGTGAAATCTCTGAGTGGGATTTTGTTCCTAGAAGTTGTATTTTAATGGCAACAGCATTAGAAAAAACAAATGATGTTTTAGAAAATATGATTGTTTATCCTAAAAAAATGGAAGAGAACTTAGATAAATTACATGGATTAATGCTATCTGAAAAAGTAATGTTACATTTAGGTCAAAAATTAGGAAGACTTACTTCTCATGAGATTGTTTATGAAACTTGTATGAAAGCATTCCAAGAAGGAAAACATATGAAAGAAGCTCTTCTTGAAAATGAAACAGTAGCTAAAAACTTCACAGAAGATGAAATTGCAGAAATGCTAGATCCTAAAAAATATACAGGTCTATCTGATGTGTTAGTTGAAAGAGTGCTTAATAATAAATAA
- a CDS encoding fumarate reductase iron-sulfur subunit, whose product MARELTIKVLRYDPQSNETVRAYFEEYKIQEADSMTIYLALTQIRETMDAGLSFDFVCRAGICGSCAMMINGRPQLACRTLTKDLPNEIILLPLPTFKLIKDLSVNTGVWMDAMSKRVESWIHTSKETDIAQIEAPIEPEVADAVFELDRCIECGCCVAGCGTKLIKEDFVGAVGLNRVARFECDPHDERTADDYYELVGDDNGIFGCMTLLGCEDTCPKHLPLQNKIAYMRRKLATVQGS is encoded by the coding sequence ATGGCACGAGAATTAACAATAAAAGTTCTTAGATATGATCCTCAAAGTAATGAAACTGTAAGAGCATATTTTGAAGAATACAAAATCCAAGAAGCAGATAGTATGACAATCTATCTTGCTCTTACACAAATCAGAGAAACTATGGATGCAGGCTTAAGTTTTGACTTTGTATGTAGAGCTGGGATTTGTGGAAGTTGTGCAATGATGATTAATGGTAGACCACAGTTAGCTTGTAGAACACTAACTAAAGATTTACCAAATGAGATTATTTTACTTCCTCTTCCTACATTTAAACTAATCAAAGACCTTTCAGTAAATACTGGGGTTTGGATGGATGCAATGAGTAAAAGGGTTGAGTCTTGGATTCATACTTCAAAAGAAACTGATATTGCTCAAATTGAAGCACCAATTGAACCAGAAGTTGCAGATGCAGTATTTGAACTTGATAGATGTATTGAGTGTGGATGTTGTGTTGCAGGTTGTGGAACAAAACTTATTAAAGAGGATTTTGTTGGTGCTGTTGGACTTAACAGAGTTGCAAGATTTGAATGTGACCCACATGATGAGAGAACAGCTGATGATTATTATGAACTTGTTGGTGATGACAATGGAATTTTTGGTTGTATGACTCTTTTAGGTTGTGAAGATACTTGTCCTAAACACTTACCTTTACAAAATAAAATTGCTTACATGAGAAGAAAATTAGCTACGGTTCAAGGTTCTTAA
- a CDS encoding fumarate reductase flavoprotein subunit has protein sequence MNIKYCDALVIGGGLAGLRSAVAAAQKGLSTTVLSLVPVKRSHSAAAQGGMQASLGNAKMSEGDNEDVHFADTVKGSDWGCDQEVARMFVTTAPKAIRELASWGVPWTRIKKGNHEAVINTKRTTIFEDDNKHGLINSRDFGGTKKWRTCYTADATGHTMLFAVANESLKLNVNIEDRKEAIALIHHDNKCYGAIVRDLITGEIAAYVAKGTLIATGGYGRIYEITTNAVICEGIGTAIALETGVAKLGNMEAVQFHPTPLFPSGILLTEGCRGDGGVLRDKDGHRFMPDYEPEKKDLASRDVVSRRMMEHMRKGKGVESPYGTHLWLDISILGREHIERNLRDVQEICEYFAGIDPADEGRKGWAPVHPMQHYSMGGIRTKPTGESQTLAGLFSAGEAACWDMHGFNRLGGNSVSETVVAGMIVGNYFADYCIENQIDIKTEVIEKFIFEKEAYMKELVSKDTGEDVFRIKNRMKKIMQEHVGIFRDGDGLASAVKELEELYIKSQNVAVKNKQLTANPELEEAYRVPMMLKVALCVAKGALDRTESRGAHTREDYPKRDDENWLKRTLTSWKEGDTMPIVEYEDLDIMKMEIAPGFRGYGAKGNLIENPLSAVRQKEIDELTEELELKGADRYEIQDKLMPFPLQPEYKRKNVRLGDK, from the coding sequence ATGAATATTAAATATTGTGATGCATTAGTAATTGGTGGTGGATTAGCAGGTTTAAGATCTGCTGTAGCTGCTGCGCAAAAAGGTTTAAGTACAACAGTTTTAAGTTTAGTTCCAGTGAAAAGATCTCATAGTGCTGCTGCACAAGGTGGTATGCAAGCATCTTTAGGAAATGCAAAAATGTCTGAAGGTGATAATGAAGATGTTCACTTTGCAGATACAGTAAAAGGTTCTGACTGGGGATGTGACCAAGAAGTAGCTAGAATGTTTGTAACAACTGCACCAAAAGCTATTAGAGAGTTAGCATCTTGGGGTGTGCCATGGACAAGAATTAAAAAAGGTAACCATGAAGCAGTTATCAATACTAAAAGAACAACAATTTTTGAAGATGATAATAAACATGGTTTAATCAACTCAAGAGACTTCGGTGGTACAAAAAAATGGAGAACCTGTTATACAGCAGATGCAACAGGTCATACTATGTTATTTGCAGTTGCAAACGAATCTCTAAAATTAAATGTAAATATTGAAGATAGAAAAGAAGCTATTGCTTTAATTCACCATGATAACAAATGTTATGGTGCAATTGTTAGAGATTTAATCACAGGTGAAATCGCTGCATATGTTGCAAAAGGGACTTTAATAGCAACAGGTGGATATGGAAGAATCTATGAGATTACTACAAATGCAGTAATTTGTGAAGGTATTGGTACAGCTATTGCTTTAGAAACAGGAGTTGCAAAACTAGGAAATATGGAAGCAGTACAATTTCACCCAACTCCACTTTTCCCATCAGGAATTTTATTAACTGAAGGCTGTAGAGGTGATGGTGGTGTTTTAAGAGATAAAGATGGTCATAGATTTATGCCAGATTATGAACCTGAGAAAAAAGACCTTGCTTCAAGAGACGTTGTTTCAAGAAGAATGATGGAACATATGAGAAAAGGTAAAGGTGTTGAATCACCATATGGTACTCACCTTTGGTTAGATATCTCAATCTTAGGTAGAGAACATATTGAAAGAAACCTAAGAGATGTTCAAGAGATTTGTGAATACTTTGCAGGGATTGATCCAGCAGACGAAGGTAGAAAAGGATGGGCACCAGTTCACCCTATGCAACACTACTCAATGGGTGGAATTAGAACAAAACCAACTGGTGAGTCACAAACTTTAGCTGGACTATTTAGTGCAGGTGAAGCTGCTTGTTGGGATATGCATGGATTTAATAGACTTGGAGGAAACTCTGTTTCTGAAACAGTAGTTGCAGGTATGATTGTTGGTAACTACTTTGCAGATTATTGTATTGAGAACCAAATTGATATTAAAACAGAAGTTATTGAAAAATTTATTTTTGAAAAAGAAGCTTATATGAAAGAACTTGTATCAAAAGATACTGGTGAAGATGTATTTAGAATCAAAAATAGAATGAAAAAAATCATGCAAGAACATGTTGGAATTTTTAGAGATGGAGATGGACTTGCAAGTGCAGTAAAAGAGCTTGAAGAGTTATATATTAAATCTCAAAATGTAGCTGTTAAAAATAAACAACTAACAGCAAATCCTGAACTAGAAGAAGCATATAGAGTTCCAATGATGCTAAAAGTTGCACTTTGTGTAGCAAAAGGTGCCTTAGATAGAACAGAATCAAGAGGTGCTCATACAAGAGAAGATTATCCAAAAAGAGATGATGAAAACTGGTTAAAAAGAACTCTTACTTCATGGAAAGAGGGAGATACTATGCCAATAGTTGAGTATGAAGACCTAGATATTATGAAAATGGAAATTGCTCCTGGATTCAGAGGTTATGGTGCTAAAGGTAACTTAATTGAAAATCCACTAAGTGCAGTTAGACAAAAAGAGATTGATGAATTAACAGAAGAGTTAGAATTAAAAGGCGCTGATAGATATGAGATTCAAGATAAATTAATGCCTTTCCCTCTACAACCTGAATATAAAAGAAAAAATGTAAGATTAGGAGATAAATAA